In Halovivax gelatinilyticus, the following are encoded in one genomic region:
- a CDS encoding aminopeptidase: MDPRVREHAEIIVDHSTEVQAGDEVIISGHPIAEDLVVEVARLCGERGANISVRTSTDRPQRAYRNAIDPDDITESGVSRAAVEAADVAIMIRAGDNTFEMSDVNPETNSALAQANKETQDAMMETRWVGTQYPAPANAQDAEMSTPAYEEFVWNAVSKDWDAVREHQQQLVDILEPADEVRIKSGDETDVTMSIAGNPVKNDYAKRNLPGGEVFTAPIPDSVEGTVRFDKPLMAQGREVQDVFLQFEDGEVVSHSAGKNEEVLTAVLNTDPGAKRLGELGIGMNRDIDRFTYNMLFDEKMGDTVHLAVGRAYDDTVGDENEGNDSAMHMDMIVDMSDDSRIEVDGEVVQENGTFVFEE, translated from the coding sequence ATGGATCCGCGAGTTCGTGAACACGCAGAGATTATCGTCGATCACTCGACGGAGGTACAGGCCGGAGACGAAGTCATCATCAGTGGCCATCCGATCGCCGAGGATCTGGTCGTCGAGGTGGCGCGATTGTGCGGCGAGCGCGGGGCGAACATCTCGGTTCGGACGTCGACGGATCGACCGCAACGGGCGTACCGGAACGCGATCGATCCGGACGACATAACGGAGTCGGGCGTTTCGCGCGCGGCGGTCGAAGCGGCCGACGTGGCGATCATGATTCGGGCGGGCGACAATACGTTCGAGATGAGCGACGTCAACCCCGAGACGAACAGTGCGCTGGCCCAGGCCAACAAGGAAACCCAGGACGCCATGATGGAGACGCGGTGGGTTGGAACGCAGTACCCCGCGCCGGCGAACGCGCAGGACGCCGAGATGAGTACGCCCGCCTACGAGGAGTTCGTCTGGAACGCGGTCAGCAAAGACTGGGACGCCGTCCGCGAACACCAGCAACAGCTGGTCGACATCCTCGAACCCGCCGACGAGGTCCGTATCAAAAGCGGCGACGAGACGGACGTCACGATGTCGATCGCCGGCAATCCGGTGAAAAACGATTACGCGAAGCGGAATCTTCCGGGCGGCGAGGTGTTCACGGCGCCGATCCCCGACAGCGTCGAGGGGACGGTTCGTTTCGATAAGCCCCTGATGGCACAGGGTCGGGAGGTCCAGGACGTCTTCTTGCAGTTTGAGGATGGTGAGGTCGTTTCCCACTCGGCCGGAAAGAACGAGGAGGTCCTCACGGCGGTGTTGAACACCGATCCGGGGGCGAAACGCCTGGGCGAGCTGGGAATCGGGATGAACCGCGACATCGATCGCTTCACCTACAACATGCTCTTCGACGAGAAGATGGGCGACACCGTCCACCTGGCGGTCGGTCGCGCCTACGACGACACCGTCGGCGACGAGAACGAGGGTAACGACAGCGCGATGCACATGGACATGATCGTCGACATGAGCGACGATTCCCGAATCGAAGTCGACGGCGAAGTCGTCCAGGAAAACGGCACGTTCGTCTTCGAAGAGTGA
- a CDS encoding type II toxin-antitoxin system VapC family toxin → MTRNFGVEAAAARNAIQSLIQSPARIISATETTLLEAYEISVEKNHDVYDSFIIALARAHDADYVLTTDGDFDDLCNGEDVKYVNPVPAEKLSLIDG, encoded by the coding sequence ATGACGAGAAATTTCGGCGTAGAGGCGGCTGCTGCGCGGAACGCGATTCAATCGCTCATTCAGAGCCCAGCCCGGATTATCAGCGCCACTGAGACGACGCTTCTCGAGGCGTACGAGATTAGCGTCGAGAAAAATCACGACGTGTACGATTCGTTCATCATTGCGCTCGCTCGGGCACACGACGCCGATTACGTGCTCACGACGGACGGCGACTTCGACGACCTCTGTAATGGTGAAGACGTAAAATACGTCAATCCAGTTCCGGCCGAGAAATTATCACTTATCGACGGGTAG
- a CDS encoding VOC family protein gives MDYDHVDPDHAGGIHHVELYASDLNASTDFWGWLLRELGYESKNEWNGGRSWINGPTYVVLVEADGDVAADHPFDRRAPGLNHLAFHAASREQVDEITEGIRDRSEASVLYEDRHPYAGGYYALYCEDPEGIKVEVVGPEK, from the coding sequence ATGGACTACGATCACGTTGATCCCGACCACGCCGGCGGGATCCACCACGTCGAACTGTACGCTTCGGACCTCAACGCGTCTACCGACTTCTGGGGCTGGCTGCTGCGTGAACTCGGCTACGAATCCAAAAACGAGTGGAACGGCGGCCGGTCGTGGATCAACGGTCCGACGTACGTCGTGCTGGTCGAGGCGGACGGCGACGTCGCCGCTGATCACCCGTTCGATCGACGGGCGCCCGGGCTCAACCACCTCGCCTTCCACGCGGCCTCGCGCGAGCAGGTCGACGAGATCACCGAGGGAATTCGAGACCGATCGGAGGCATCCGTCCTCTACGAAGATCGTCACCCCTACGCCGGCGGCTACTACGCCCTGTACTGCGAGGATCCGGAAGGGATCAAAGTCGAGGTCGTCGGGCCCGAGAAATAA
- a CDS encoding serpin family protein codes for MDSQRRRLLALSGALAATSLAGCLSGGDDDSDDGTNGTDDDSSGDDSPDNGDPPTAGPSVDDERLAELAAGNAAFALDLHRQVADGNTFISPYSISAALAMTYAGAAGETETQMRETLRYTLGDDVHPAIGDLEAALESRETTEPVGGDDDEDAFQLSLANALWAQEGFPFHDEYFELVETYYGAGIEQADFAGDPDGERERINDWVADQTEDRIDELLPDGSIDDLTRLVLTNAIYFMANWADQFDPDDTEDAAFTALDGAESTVPMMSQNLRTDYTEWNGHEAIELPYVGGEVSMVLLLPAEGEFEDFERELTAEELFGIFDDLGDASGDLRLPRFEIDTDVQLAETLAEMGMPDAFDEVAADFTGMSPEGDRLYIDDVYHEAFVAVDEEGTEATGATAVVINFESAPARSFDLTFDRPFLFCIRDKPTDAVLFFGRVTDAGAAQAE; via the coding sequence ATGGACTCACAGCGCCGTCGCCTCCTCGCCCTCTCGGGCGCGCTCGCCGCGACGAGCCTCGCCGGCTGCCTGAGTGGCGGGGACGACGATTCGGACGACGGAACGAACGGAACCGACGATGACTCGTCGGGTGACGACTCGCCCGACAACGGAGATCCACCGACCGCTGGCCCGAGCGTCGACGACGAGCGCCTCGCCGAACTCGCCGCCGGAAACGCCGCGTTCGCGCTCGATCTACACCGGCAGGTGGCCGACGGAAACACGTTCATCTCGCCGTACAGCATCTCGGCGGCGCTCGCGATGACCTACGCCGGTGCGGCGGGCGAGACAGAAACGCAGATGCGCGAGACGCTTCGCTACACCCTGGGCGACGATGTCCACCCGGCCATCGGCGACCTCGAGGCCGCACTCGAATCACGGGAGACGACGGAGCCGGTCGGCGGCGACGATGACGAGGACGCGTTCCAGCTATCCCTCGCGAACGCCCTCTGGGCGCAAGAGGGCTTTCCCTTCCACGACGAGTACTTCGAACTGGTCGAGACGTACTACGGAGCGGGAATCGAGCAGGCCGACTTCGCCGGCGATCCGGACGGCGAACGCGAGCGGATCAACGACTGGGTGGCCGACCAAACCGAAGACCGCATCGACGAACTGCTCCCCGACGGCTCGATCGACGACCTCACCCGGCTCGTCCTGACGAACGCGATCTACTTCATGGCGAACTGGGCCGACCAGTTCGATCCCGACGACACGGAAGACGCCGCATTCACCGCGCTCGATGGGGCCGAATCGACGGTCCCGATGATGAGCCAGAACCTCCGGACGGATTACACCGAGTGGAACGGTCACGAGGCGATCGAACTGCCCTACGTCGGCGGCGAGGTCTCGATGGTGCTGCTGTTGCCCGCCGAGGGCGAGTTCGAGGACTTCGAGCGCGAGCTCACCGCCGAGGAATTATTCGGCATCTTCGACGACCTGGGCGACGCGAGCGGCGATCTCCGACTCCCTCGATTCGAAATCGACACCGACGTCCAACTCGCTGAGACACTAGCCGAGATGGGGATGCCAGACGCCTTCGACGAGGTCGCCGCCGACTTCACCGGCATGTCGCCCGAGGGCGACCGGCTGTACATCGACGACGTCTACCACGAGGCGTTCGTCGCCGTCGACGAGGAAGGAACCGAAGCGACTGGCGCGACGGCCGTGGTCATCAACTTCGAGTCCGCCCCGGCCCGGTCGTTCGACCTGACGTTCGACCGACCCTTCCTGTTTTGCATTCGCGATAAACCGACCGACGCCGTGTTGTTCTTCGGCCGGGTGACCGACGCCGGGGCGGCGCAAGCCGAGTGA
- a CDS encoding SRPBCC family protein, giving the protein MPTFEHTVDVAAPVNRVFTFGIDPENWRRTTPSLTEIEVIEETDDGLRMDATYRLLGKSMDGELEMTIVEPNEHVVTTFDSPGMTGELHYHYEETDDGTRVIQRADYEFGDSLLERVIEPVAKRFNKRQFKNSLETSRELIEAEQPIEA; this is encoded by the coding sequence ATGCCTACCTTCGAGCACACCGTAGACGTTGCAGCGCCCGTCAACCGCGTCTTCACCTTCGGGATCGACCCGGAGAACTGGCGACGAACCACCCCGAGTCTGACCGAGATCGAGGTCATCGAGGAGACCGATGACGGTCTCCGAATGGATGCGACGTACCGCCTCCTCGGAAAGTCGATGGACGGCGAGCTGGAGATGACGATCGTCGAACCGAACGAGCACGTGGTGACGACGTTCGACAGCCCCGGCATGACCGGCGAGCTCCACTATCACTACGAGGAGACCGACGACGGGACGCGCGTCATCCAGCGCGCCGATTACGAGTTCGGCGACTCGCTACTCGAGCGCGTGATCGAGCCGGTCGCAAAGCGATTCAACAAGCGCCAATTCAAGAACTCGCTCGAGACCTCCAGGGAACTCATCGAGGCCGAACAGCCGATCGAAGCCTGA
- a CDS encoding aldo/keto reductase, whose amino-acid sequence MTDQHVPHPGFGTSGHEGDSCTENVVRALEAGYRHVDTAQMYGNEREVGEAIERADVDREDVYLATKVKPANLAHDDVIASTEESLDRLGVESVDLLYVHWPTDAYDPEETLPAMDEVADRGWTRHVGLSNFDVAHLEEAREILDAPVAAHQIELHPWLQQDELVDYGREHEIATVAYCPIMQGRADEDETLSAIATDHEATAHQIALAWHLQRDGVVAIPKGSGDHVEANFEANRIDLSDEAVARIDDIERDERLVDPDAAVWNE is encoded by the coding sequence ATGACAGATCAGCACGTTCCACACCCCGGATTCGGCACCTCCGGCCACGAGGGCGACAGCTGCACCGAGAACGTCGTTCGCGCGCTCGAGGCGGGCTACCGCCACGTCGACACCGCCCAGATGTACGGAAACGAACGCGAGGTCGGCGAAGCGATCGAACGCGCCGACGTCGACCGCGAAGACGTCTACCTCGCGACGAAGGTGAAACCGGCCAATCTCGCACACGACGACGTCATCGCCTCGACCGAGGAGAGCCTGGATCGACTCGGCGTCGAGTCCGTCGACTTGCTGTACGTCCACTGGCCAACTGACGCCTACGATCCCGAGGAGACCCTGCCCGCGATGGACGAGGTCGCCGACCGCGGCTGGACCCGCCACGTCGGGCTCAGCAACTTCGACGTCGCACACCTGGAGGAGGCCCGCGAGATCCTCGATGCGCCGGTGGCGGCCCACCAGATCGAACTGCATCCCTGGTTACAACAGGACGAACTCGTCGACTACGGCCGCGAACACGAGATCGCGACCGTCGCCTACTGTCCGATCATGCAGGGCCGGGCCGACGAGGACGAGACCCTGTCGGCGATCGCGACCGATCACGAGGCGACCGCCCACCAGATCGCCCTCGCCTGGCACCTCCAGCGCGACGGCGTCGTGGCGATCCCCAAAGGAAGCGGCGATCACGTCGAGGCGAACTTCGAAGCGAACCGGATCGATCTGAGCGACGAAGCGGTGGCGCGGATCGACGATATCGAGCGCGATGAGCGGCTGGTCGATCCCGACGCAGCCGTCTGGAACGAGTAG
- a CDS encoding AbrB/MazE/SpoVT family DNA-binding domain-containing protein: MDASSGASVLSVNGIVGMRWMKMGNVSDGANRGEELTLTVDDRGRVTLPKEVRSRLGIESNDEIPATLVGSVLEVNPQPSSKLETATAGRESWENTTPTDAGESLFGPMEK, translated from the coding sequence ATGGATGCGTCGAGCGGTGCAAGCGTTTTGTCTGTCAACGGAATAGTGGGTATGAGGTGGATGAAAATGGGAAATGTATCGGATGGAGCTAACCGCGGAGAGGAACTTACACTCACCGTAGATGATAGGGGACGGGTAACTCTCCCAAAAGAGGTCCGAAGCCGATTGGGAATCGAATCGAACGACGAAATTCCTGCGACCCTCGTCGGCTCCGTCCTCGAGGTTAACCCGCAACCGAGTTCGAAACTAGAGACGGCAACGGCGGGTCGAGAGAGCTGGGAGAACACGACACCGACCGACGCCGGGGAATCACTCTTCGGACCGATGGAGAAGTGA
- a CDS encoding DUF7119 family protein: MSDRGPGGERHSDQTDDAVDRRSDGTRAVDGSLESSIPTDRESPVGAPVIRGDETITGEHATRAVGFDPGDTESVAEAAETVRAFAAGGLDADHIEMLRGAAACAALVRGVGSYTAAVERAGGDVTVSFVRKWGRVHDLPRSVRLQVARGDLVPSAAKHVARVSGTDRLLLAWAALDGDLTVRQVRRVASAVADGVQIEDALADEGVTLGELRIRLPAEEYLEVRRRASLDGVDPGDVIADSLASRDRNV, from the coding sequence ATGAGTGACCGCGGACCCGGCGGGGAGCGCCATAGCGACCAAACGGACGATGCGGTCGATCGTCGGTCCGACGGGACGAGGGCGGTGGACGGATCGCTCGAATCGTCGATTCCGACAGACCGCGAGTCGCCGGTGGGCGCGCCAGTCATCCGCGGCGACGAGACGATCACCGGCGAGCACGCGACCAGAGCGGTCGGCTTCGACCCCGGCGATACCGAGAGCGTCGCCGAGGCGGCCGAGACCGTTCGCGCGTTCGCGGCCGGCGGCCTCGACGCAGATCACATCGAAATGCTCCGCGGGGCCGCGGCCTGTGCGGCGCTGGTGCGCGGGGTTGGTTCCTATACGGCGGCGGTCGAGCGCGCCGGCGGCGACGTGACCGTCTCGTTCGTTCGCAAGTGGGGCCGCGTTCACGACCTGCCGCGGTCGGTGCGCCTCCAGGTCGCCCGCGGCGACCTCGTCCCGAGCGCGGCCAAGCACGTCGCCCGCGTGAGCGGGACCGATCGCCTCCTGCTGGCCTGGGCGGCGCTCGACGGCGACCTGACGGTCAGGCAGGTGCGCCGGGTCGCGAGCGCCGTCGCCGACGGCGTTCAGATCGAAGACGCCCTGGCCGACGAGGGCGTCACGCTCGGCGAACTTCGGATTCGACTCCCGGCAGAGGAGTATCTGGAAGTTCGTCGGCGAGCTTCGCTCGACGGCGTCGACCCCGGCGACGTTATCGCCGACTCCCTCGCGAGCCGAGACAGAAACGTTTAA
- a CDS encoding tryptophan--tRNA ligase, whose translation MTADEPSDDAADGSTPVRPDGGTTEDAAGADEVALDPWGSSTVSDYRKLFSEFGIEAFDEVLSEVPNPHYLMRRGVIFGHRDYRPVAEAMREGEDAAVLSGFMPTGDPHIGHKLVFDEIIWHQERGADAYGLIADLEAHSARGLSWDEIDEHARNYLLSLLALGFDPEEGELYRQSTNRAVQDLAFELGIEANFSELGSIYGFDGETDVSHMQSVVTQMADILYPQLDGPKPTVIPVGPDQDPHVRLARDLAERMRMFGVTEAYASFEATEDELAVVADAYDAREAYADDPDQPRCVEAAEWLRGEGGARPDVPDEDVALEAVAEKLENAGMEPLRPRTRFVDRRADDEAFEALIEAIDGEKRVFEGHVDAFDVDPAEAAELARSVEVEAGGYGFLAPSSIYHRFMTGLTGGKMSSSVPASHISLLDDPDEGYEKVKSATTGGRETAEKQRELGGKADECPVYELYAYLLAGDDDEFATLVYEECVGGERLCGNCKEQAAELMREFLADHQEKRAEVEELLEAAEIELESPRRG comes from the coding sequence ATGACCGCAGACGAGCCGAGCGACGACGCAGCGGACGGGTCGACTCCCGTCCGCCCCGACGGCGGAACGACCGAGGACGCGGCCGGCGCCGACGAGGTCGCACTCGATCCCTGGGGATCGTCGACCGTCTCGGACTACCGGAAGCTGTTCTCCGAATTCGGCATCGAAGCGTTCGACGAGGTTCTCTCCGAGGTTCCGAACCCACACTACCTGATGCGTCGCGGCGTCATCTTCGGCCATCGGGACTACCGGCCCGTCGCCGAAGCGATGCGCGAAGGCGAGGACGCGGCCGTCCTCTCGGGATTCATGCCGACGGGCGATCCCCACATCGGCCACAAGCTCGTCTTCGACGAGATCATCTGGCACCAGGAGCGAGGCGCCGACGCCTACGGGCTGATCGCCGACCTCGAAGCCCACTCCGCGCGCGGACTCTCCTGGGACGAGATCGACGAACACGCCCGCAACTACCTGCTCTCGCTGCTCGCGCTCGGGTTCGATCCCGAGGAGGGCGAACTCTACCGCCAATCGACCAACCGCGCGGTGCAGGATCTGGCGTTCGAACTCGGCATCGAGGCCAACTTCTCCGAACTGGGATCGATCTACGGCTTCGACGGCGAAACCGACGTCTCGCACATGCAGAGCGTCGTCACGCAGATGGCCGACATCCTCTATCCGCAACTGGACGGCCCGAAGCCCACCGTCATCCCCGTCGGCCCGGACCAGGACCCGCACGTCCGCCTGGCGCGGGATCTGGCCGAGCGGATGCGGATGTTCGGCGTCACCGAGGCCTACGCGAGTTTCGAGGCGACCGAGGACGAACTCGCCGTCGTCGCCGACGCGTACGACGCCCGCGAAGCGTACGCCGACGACCCCGACCAGCCCCGATGCGTCGAGGCCGCCGAGTGGCTCCGCGGCGAGGGCGGCGCCCGGCCGGACGTGCCCGACGAGGACGTGGCGCTGGAGGCCGTCGCCGAGAAGCTCGAGAACGCCGGAATGGAACCCCTGCGTCCACGTACGAGGTTCGTCGACCGACGGGCCGACGACGAGGCCTTCGAGGCGCTGATCGAGGCCATCGACGGCGAAAAGCGCGTCTTCGAGGGCCACGTCGACGCGTTCGACGTGGATCCGGCCGAAGCGGCCGAGCTCGCCCGCTCGGTCGAGGTCGAGGCCGGCGGCTACGGCTTTCTCGCCCCGTCGTCGATCTACCACCGCTTCATGACCGGTCTCACCGGCGGGAAAATGTCCTCGTCCGTGCCGGCGAGTCACATATCGCTGCTCGACGATCCGGACGAGGGCTACGAGAAAGTGAAGTCGGCGACGACGGGCGGCCGCGAGACGGCCGAGAAACAGCGCGAACTCGGCGGAAAGGCCGACGAGTGTCCCGTCTACGAGCTCTACGCCTACCTGCTCGCCGGCGACGACGACGAATTCGCGACGCTGGTGTACGAGGAGTGCGTCGGCGGCGAGCGCCTCTGCGGTAATTGCAAGGAGCAAGCGGCCGAGTTGATGCGGGAGTTCTTAGCAGACCACCAGGAAAAGCGAGCGGAGGTCGAAGAGCTGCTCGAAGCCGCGGAGATCGAACTCGAGTCGCCGCGGCGGGGGTGA
- a CDS encoding nuclear transport factor 2 family protein, whose amino-acid sequence MLASLPARPIIVPSAGPQASEPDRTPECSNGRPPLGFIAASGVRSSVSKSNTQVVDRFLRSMNDHDLEALLSCFDEDYRSETPTHPERAFSGREQVRANWVEMFETTPDLSVEFPRTVIDGDTAWIEMRMDGTQLDGTSLDVRGVVIKTISDGRIVSGRIYLEPVQHSTDVTWEQVYAGDEGE is encoded by the coding sequence ATGTTGGCTTCGTTACCCGCTCGACCCATAATCGTTCCCTCGGCGGGTCCGCAAGCGAGCGAACCCGATCGGACACCCGAGTGCTCAAACGGCCGGCCACCCCTCGGCTTTATCGCTGCCAGCGGCGTCCGATCTAGTGTGTCAAAGAGTAACACCCAAGTCGTAGATCGATTTCTGCGGTCGATGAACGACCACGACCTCGAGGCGTTGCTGTCGTGTTTCGACGAGGACTACCGGAGCGAGACGCCGACCCACCCCGAGCGGGCGTTTTCGGGTCGCGAGCAGGTTCGCGCGAACTGGGTCGAGATGTTCGAGACGACCCCCGACCTGTCGGTCGAGTTTCCGCGAACGGTGATCGACGGCGACACGGCCTGGATCGAGATGCGGATGGACGGGACGCAGCTCGACGGGACGAGCCTCGACGTCCGCGGCGTCGTCATCAAGACGATATCGGACGGCCGCATCGTCTCGGGGCGGATCTACCTCGAACCCGTTCAACACTCGACGGACGTCACCTGGGAACAGGTGTACGCGGGCGACGAAGGCGAATGA
- a CDS encoding thiol-disulfide oxidoreductase DCC family protein, whose translation MSEPSPEEDPIVLFDGVCNLCNGFVQFIAPRDDDGQFYFASLQSDVGQELLAAHDLPTDELESVVLVEGDRAWVKSAAVIEVSRRLGGVYRLLSPFRYLPRIVRDTVYDLVANNRYRLFGKKDRCEIPEGDVGARFLK comes from the coding sequence ATGAGCGAGCCCAGTCCTGAGGAGGATCCGATCGTCCTCTTCGACGGCGTCTGCAACCTCTGTAACGGGTTCGTGCAGTTCATCGCGCCCCGGGACGACGATGGGCAGTTCTACTTCGCCTCGCTCCAGTCCGACGTCGGCCAGGAGTTGCTCGCAGCCCACGATCTGCCGACCGACGAACTCGAGTCGGTCGTGCTGGTCGAGGGCGACCGGGCGTGGGTCAAGTCCGCGGCGGTGATCGAGGTTTCTCGCCGGCTCGGCGGCGTCTACCGACTGCTCTCGCCGTTTCGCTACCTGCCGCGGATCGTTCGCGATACCGTCTACGATCTCGTCGCGAACAACCGGTACCGTCTCTTCGGGAAGAAAGACCGCTGCGAGATTCCCGAAGGCGACGTTGGTGCGCGATTCCTGAAGTGA
- a CDS encoding ATP-binding protein → MSEFVNRDDDLAQLRSLYRSDSATLAVMWGRRRVGKTRLLTESIRNREDAVYYQATETTATDQLTEFRKTAARQFPEVSHVERAWEPLLRSLTDRDAIIVLDEFPYLADADSSLPSIIQRLWDHDVKGSAATLVLSGSSIGMMYELTLDGTAPLYGRISQQPSGKFPIEPLDFADAVRFVPSYDSTTQVVAYAIFGGVPHYLQAIDESETVGENVTRTLLDQRGSLHEEPELLLRMEFDEVSRYFAILKAIAAGNRTRNEIATAVGIDANSSSYYLDRLEDLALLEPVTPVTADPVRSRNRRYRICDRLFTFWFRFVYGQDGRFELYGEDAYAELVEPELADYVSPVFESLCRKAVPSLYGDLTFATLPGRWWYKHHEIDVVGLTTGDTLVAGEVKYTSQPVGYDVLARLKEEVRRIDWTPSGGGEPTYEFALFSRNGFTQSVVEAAEKDDRLRLFSLDDVVSSLNAPSSSAHD, encoded by the coding sequence ATGAGCGAATTCGTCAATCGAGATGACGATCTTGCCCAGCTTCGGTCGCTCTATCGGAGTGATTCGGCCACGCTGGCCGTTATGTGGGGCCGAAGACGGGTCGGGAAGACGCGGTTACTCACCGAATCCATACGGAACCGCGAGGACGCCGTCTACTATCAGGCGACCGAGACGACGGCGACCGACCAGCTCACCGAATTCCGCAAGACAGCGGCTCGACAGTTCCCCGAGGTCTCTCACGTCGAGCGCGCGTGGGAACCGCTACTCCGGTCCCTCACCGACCGGGACGCGATCATCGTCCTCGACGAATTTCCGTACCTCGCCGACGCCGATTCGAGCCTTCCATCGATTATACAGCGACTCTGGGACCACGACGTTAAAGGCTCGGCTGCAACACTCGTCCTCTCCGGGTCATCGATCGGCATGATGTACGAACTGACGCTCGACGGGACGGCACCGCTGTACGGGCGAATTTCACAGCAACCGAGCGGAAAATTCCCGATCGAACCGCTCGACTTCGCGGACGCCGTCCGGTTCGTCCCCAGCTACGATTCAACGACGCAGGTCGTTGCGTACGCCATATTCGGCGGCGTCCCACACTATCTCCAGGCCATCGACGAGTCAGAGACGGTCGGCGAGAACGTCACGCGGACGCTCCTCGATCAGCGAGGGAGTCTCCACGAAGAACCGGAGCTTCTCCTCCGGATGGAGTTCGACGAAGTGAGTCGATATTTCGCGATTTTGAAAGCGATCGCCGCCGGCAATCGAACGCGAAACGAGATCGCCACCGCCGTCGGTATCGATGCCAACAGTTCGAGCTACTACCTCGATCGGCTCGAGGATCTCGCGCTCCTCGAACCGGTAACGCCGGTGACCGCCGATCCAGTCCGGAGCCGTAACAGGCGGTATCGGATTTGCGATCGACTCTTTACGTTCTGGTTCCGGTTCGTCTACGGCCAGGACGGCCGATTCGAACTGTATGGCGAGGACGCCTACGCAGAACTCGTCGAGCCCGAGTTAGCCGACTACGTTAGTCCCGTCTTCGAGTCGCTGTGTCGAAAGGCCGTCCCGTCTCTGTACGGCGATCTGACGTTCGCGACACTACCGGGTCGCTGGTGGTACAAACACCACGAAATCGACGTGGTCGGACTCACAACCGGGGACACACTCGTCGCAGGTGAAGTGAAGTATACGAGCCAGCCCGTTGGATACGACGTCCTGGCCCGTCTCAAAGAAGAGGTACGACGGATCGACTGGACGCCGAGCGGTGGCGGAGAGCCAACCTACGAGTTCGCCCTGTTCAGTCGAAACGGCTTCACCCAGTCGGTCGTCGAGGCGGCCGAGAAAGACGACCGCCTCAGACTCTTCAGCCTCGACGACGTCGTCTCATCGCTGAACGCACCGTCGTCATCGGCCCACGACTGA